The following are encoded together in the Ictalurus punctatus breed USDA103 chromosome 1, Coco_2.0, whole genome shotgun sequence genome:
- the klf6a gene encoding Krueppel-like factor 6a: MDVLPMCSIFQELQIVHDTGYFSALPSLEEYWQQTCLELERYLQSEPYVSAAELKFDPQEDLWSKLILACGDGDKSEMDSNSNADLAHVKEEDAQDGPMSETRSVNSDASSEVSDSSEELSPTHIFSSNPLGPGHLASSIIATPPSSPEALQEPAIPQLWGSIHTDLHVAGKARHSGTAKGSDKLALPGGDASPDGRRRVHRCHFNGCRKVYTKSSHLKAHQRTHTGEKPYRCSWEGCEWRFARSDELTRHFRKHTGAKPFKCSHCDRCFSRSDHLALHMKRHL, encoded by the exons ATGGATGTTCTACCCATGTGCAGCATTTTCCAGGAGCTGCAGATAGTCCATGACACCGGCTATTTCTCAGCGTTACCGTCGCTGGAAGAATACTGGCAACag ACATGTCTGGAGCTGGAGCGCTACCTGCAGAGCGAGCCGTACGTCTCGGCAGCCGAGCTCAAGTTCGACCCTCAGGAGGACCTGTGGAGCAAACTGATCTTGGCTTGCGGTGACGGTGACAAGAGTGAAATGGACTCGAACTCGAACGCTGATCTCGCTCACGTCAAAGAGGAGGACGCTCAGGACGGCCCGATGTCGGAAACGCGTAGCGTGAACTCGGACGCCAGCAGCGAGGTGTCGGATAGCTCCGAGGAGCTCTCGCCGACGCACATCTTCAGCTCGAACCCTCTCGGCCCGGGACACTTGGCCTCGTCCATCATCGCCACGCCGCCGTCATCTCCGGAGGCGCTGCAGGAACCTGCCATCCCTCAGCTCTGGGGATCCATACACACTGATCTACACGTAGCCGGTAAGGCCAGGCACAGTGGAACGGCCAAGGGCTCGGATAAGCTGGCATTGCCCGGAGGTGACGCGTCTCCGGATGGCAGGAGGAGGGTGCACAGGTGCCATTTCAACGGCTGCCGCAAAGTTTACACGAAGAGTTCACACTTAAAAGCACATCAGCGGACTCACACGG GTGAGAAGCCGTACAGGTGTTCGTGGGAAGGCTGTGAGTGGCGCTTTGCACGCAGTGATGAGCTAACCCGGCACTTCAGGAAGCACACGGGTGCAAAGCCATTTAAATGCAGTCACTGTGACAG GTGTTTCTCCAGGTCAGACCACCTGGCCCTGCACATGAAGAGGCACCTCTGA